The genomic window GCTGGATTGCCGCGACGCTACGGCAGTGACCCTGGCGATCAAGGATCTTGCCGTGCGCGGTGCACCTGCCATCGGTATTGCTGCCGCCTGGGGCGTCGTCCTCGCTGCGCAGCAGGGCGAGGTGCTTGATCAGGCGCTGGCGCAATTGCGTGCAGCGCGCCCCACCGCGGTGAACCTGATGTGGGCGTTGGACCGCATGAAGGCGCGTATCGCAGCCGGTGCGGACACCGCGGCGCTGGAGCGTGAAGCGCAAGCGATCCAGGACGAAGATCTCGCCGCCAATCGTCATATGGGCGAACTCGGTGCAGCGTTGATTGTGCCGGGCTCCAGCGTGATGACCCATTGCAATACCGGCTCGTTGGCTACCTCCGGCTATGGCACGGCATTGGGCGTGATTCGCGCGGGTGTCGCTGCGGGACGCATTAATCAAGTGTATGCAGGCGAAACCCGTCCGTGGCAGCAGGGCGCACGCCTGACCATGTGGGAGCTGGTCCGCGATGGCATTCCCGCCAAGCTGATTGCCGACTCCGCGGCCTCGCACTTGATGAAGGCAGGCGAGGTGAAGTGGGTGATCGTCGGCGCCGATCGCATTGCCGCCAACGGCGATACGGCGAACAAGATCGGCACCTATCAGCTGGCCATCGCTGCGCGCCATCATGGCGTGAAGTTCATGGTCGTGGCGCCGTCGTCAACGGTCGACATGGCGACCGTATCCGGCGACGACATCGAGATCGAGCTGCGCGATGCAGCGGAATTGCTTAGCGTTGCCGGACGCCGCACCGTAGTGGAAGGCGCAGAAGCCTGGAATCCGGTCTTTGACGTAACACCTGCGTCGCTGATCGATGCCATCGTGACCGAACGCGGCGTGATCGAGCATCCCACCACGGAATGCATGAGAGCAGTGTTCTCGGAATGAAACTACGTCACGAAGTGATGCTGTTTGCCGTCGGCGGTGCCATTGGCTTCGTCGTCGACGCCGGTATCGTGCAGATGCTGGTGAGCTTTGCGCACTTCAACCCGT from Dyella caseinilytica includes these protein-coding regions:
- the mtnA gene encoding S-methyl-5-thioribose-1-phosphate isomerase; amino-acid sequence: MTNASSKQIHDTIRAVQWHGDHLRLLDQRLLPAEEKWLDCRDATAVTLAIKDLAVRGAPAIGIAAAWGVVLAAQQGEVLDQALAQLRAARPTAVNLMWALDRMKARIAAGADTAALEREAQAIQDEDLAANRHMGELGAALIVPGSSVMTHCNTGSLATSGYGTALGVIRAGVAAGRINQVYAGETRPWQQGARLTMWELVRDGIPAKLIADSAASHLMKAGEVKWVIVGADRIAANGDTANKIGTYQLAIAARHHGVKFMVVAPSSTVDMATVSGDDIEIELRDAAELLSVAGRRTVVEGAEAWNPVFDVTPASLIDAIVTERGVIEHPTTECMRAVFSE